The DNA region ATCAGTAGACATTTTTACTTAGAGCCTCCGGGAGTAGTGTTAATAGTCATAACTTCAGGTTGTTGCGCTTCATGGGGATGAGCCGCACCAGCATAAACCTTTAGCTTCGTGAACAAACGACGACCAAGGGCATTTTTTGGAAGCATACCTTTGACGGCCTTCTCAATGATGCGCTCAGGAATACGCTCTTGCAATTGATTGAAAGTCTCAACCTTCATTCCACCAGGACGACCGGAGTGACGACGATAAAGCTTTTGCTCAGGCTTACGGCCAGTTACAACAACTTTTTCTGCATTGATCACGACGACAAAATCGCCGGTGTCCATGTGAGGTGTGTACTCAGGCTTATTTTTGCCACGTAGCGTTTTGGCAATTTCAGTTGCTAAGCGGCCGAGACGTTGGTCAGCAGCATCGACAACGTACCATTTCTGGTCAAGGTTATCTTGTTTTGG from [Leptolyngbya] sp. PCC 7376 includes:
- the rplM gene encoding 50S ribosomal protein L13; the protein is MIKTPLPKQDNLDQKWYVVDAADQRLGRLATEIAKTLRGKNKPEYTPHMDTGDFVVVINAEKVVVTGRKPEQKLYRRHSGRPGGMKVETFNQLQERIPERIIEKAVKGMLPKNALGRRLFTKLKVYAGAAHPHEAQQPEVMTINTTPGGSK